From Mya arenaria isolate MELC-2E11 chromosome 12, ASM2691426v1, the proteins below share one genomic window:
- the LOC128211197 gene encoding uncharacterized protein LOC128211197 isoform X1 — protein sequence METYLTLLYVTIEQEVALKELFLSKGWLYAKPDLSVLTSNVGPPESFTSTGGIVKFTDDNGATEQRAKFVHPKVVENEDGIVEDTCVKVEYDDEYGGDTDEVLTGQDYDDDDYNADDHDDDDDFADLVEAAEPVNEAPKETRKSPRNRSKKTKAKSVLTNQKTAQVISFQADGSLAQTVKETPKSKKRKVDGAEVGEGEAVDREDMMSPTIRKASKKRRLYDTGLIARAYKDVVESGMSVYKAARLYGLPESTLRDRTLGLQPVTDETEYLPCSGHQPTFTTNEEKQLVDHISYMASIGYSFNRVELLNLATDWAMTLGRKKENDPPCAASWYTRFKRRNPDVALAKPQKLSVLRAQCTSEETMNMYHGELEKVMRKYDLENHPEFIWTVDETGLIIEHDPYHADCVEGFTPQAITSNRGKTVTIIACGSAAGSRLPPYYVFPGIRWNQDLLTGASPGSGGTMTESGCSSSLVFMMFLEQHFMKHVTTRDHPVMILFDGHKSHINLTLSAWGEANNIVFYVLPPHTSHVTHPIDGGCFGPLKNLYHSECQAYLQSNPGMPINCYNIAQISSKAYNKGVSPDNLISAFRKTGVFPRKRGLIIATNSASSTICAIDHTGDHEQSTDDNQNVESFLHSRKIIKVVETSKKTMERNPTIITTPSKEELMTPTVNTKKVSSSFNFDKKSVTKKSDTQQMPGSSGDRDLVESDPHSEYSEQVEEEVAEEELCCVCKKFAPEPMNPMNHLELLSWGECERCGHWTHLKYCCSVKVLQKQDKFLCPCCDK from the exons ATGGAGACATATTTGACCCTACTTTATGTCACAATAGAACAGGAGGTGGCCTTAAAGGAGCTTTTCCTCAGCAAGGGATGGTTATATGCTAAACCAG acTTGTCTGTGCTGACCTCAAATGTAGGACCTCCAGAAAGTTTCACCAGCACTGGCGGCATTGTTAAGTTCACCGACGATAATGGTGCAACAGAGCAGAGGGCTAAATTTGTCCACCCAAAAGTCGTTGAAAATGAAGATGGTATAGTTGAAGACACTTGTGTTAAGGTCGAGTACGATGATGAATACGGAGGGGATACTGATGAAGTACTTACTGGTCAGgactatgatgatgatgattataatgcTGATGAccatgatgatgacgacgacttTGCTGACTTAGTTGAAGCTGCAGAGCCAGTAAATGAAGCTCCTAAGGAAACTAGAAAATCTCCTAGGAATAGGAGTAAGAAAACAAAAGCTAAAAGTGTGTTGACCAATCAAAAGACAGCACAAGTCATTTCTTTCCAAGCTGATGGAAGCCTTGCTCAAACTGTAAAAGAAACGCCAAAGAGCAAGAAGCGGAAGGTAGATGGTGCTGAGGTCGGGGAAGGGGAGGCCGTGGACAGAGAGGATATGATG TCACCCACCATACGCAAGGCTAGCAAGAAGAGGCGGTTGTATGATACTGGGCTCATAGCTAGGGCATACAAAGATGTGGTTGAGTCTGGGATGTCAGTGTACAAGGCAGCTAGGCTGTATGGGCTTCCTGAGTCTACTCTCCGTGACCGAACCCTCGGGCTGCAGCCAGTGACGGATGAGACGGAGTATTTACCTTGCTCAGGTCACCAGCCCACATTTACCACTAACGAAGAGAAGCAGTTGGTGGACCACATTAGCTACATGGCGAGCATTGGATACAGTTTCAACCGGGTAGAGCTTCTGAACCTTGCCACCGACTGGGCAATGACACTTGGTCGAAAGAAGGAAAATGACCCACCGTGTGCAGCATCATGGTATACCAGGTTCAAACGGAGAAACCCTGATGTCGCTTTAGCCAAGCCACAAAAACTATCAGTACTCAGAGCCCAATGCACCTCTGAGGAGACCATGAATATGTACCATGGAGAGCTTGAGAAGGTCATGAGGAAATATGACCTGGAGAATCACCCTGAGTTTATCTGGACAGTAGATGAAACAGGATTGATTATTGAACATGATCCCTACCATGCAGACTGTGTTGAAGGCTTTACACCACAGGCCATAACCTCAAATAGGGGAAAGACTGTGACTATTATAGCCTGTGGAAGTGCGGCAGGCAGCAGACTTCCTCCGTATTATGTCTTCCCAGGTATAAGATGGAACCAGGACCTGTTGACTGGGGCTAGTCCTGGGTCCGGCGGTACTATGACAGAGTCAGGTTGTTCAAGCTCCCTTGTCTTCATGATGTTTTTGGAGCAGCACTTCATGAAGCACGTGACAACCAGGGACCATCCCGTCATGATCCTGTTTGACGGTCATAAATCGCACATCAACCTCACCTTATCAGCATGGGGGGAAGCGAACAACATTGTATTCTATGTACTTCCACCACACACTTCACATGTCACACATCCCATTGATGGTGGTTGTTTTGGGCCATTAAAGAACTTATACCACAGCGAATGCCAAGCATACCTGCAAAGTAACCCAGGGATGCCGATAAACTGCTACAACATTGCACAGATATCTAGCAAAGCCTATAACAAGGGAGTTTCTCCTGATAATCTGATTAGTGCATTTAGGAAGACTGGGGTATTTCCACGAAAAAGGGGTTTAATTATTGCCACCAATTCTGCCTCATCCACCATCTGTGCCATTGATCACACAGGCGACCATGAGCAGTCAACAGATGACAATCAAAATGTCGAGTCCTTCCTTCATAGCAGGAAAATCATTAAAGTAGTGGAGACGTCCAAGAAGACCATGGAAAGGAATCCAACCATCATAACAACTCCATCGAAGGAGGAACTGATGACTCCCACTGTAAATACCAAAAAAGTCAGTAGTTCATTCAATTTCGACAAGAAGTCTGTCACCAAAAAGTCTGACACTCAACAAATGCCTGGTTCGTCTGGGGATCGTGACTTGGTGGAAAGTGACCCCCACAGTGAGTATTCAGAGCAAGTGGAAGAGGAAGTTGCAGAAGAGGAGTTGTGCTGTGTCTGTAAAAAGTTTGCACCAGAACCAATGAATCCCATGAACCATCTTGAACTTTTGAGTTGGGGGGAGTGTGAAAGATGCGGCCACTGGACTCACCTGAAATACTGCTGTAGTGTGAAAGTTCTGCAGAAACAGGACAAGTTCTTGTGTCCCTGCTGTGATAAGTAA
- the LOC128211197 gene encoding uncharacterized protein LOC128211197 isoform X2, producing the protein METYLTLLYVTIEQEVALKELFLSKGWLYAKPDLSVLTSNVGPPESFTSTGGIVKFTDDNGATEQRAKFVHPKVVENEDGIVEDTCVKVEYDDEYGGDTDEVLTGQDYDDDDYNADDHDDDDDFADLVEAAEPVNEAPKETRKSPRNRSKKTKAKSVLTNQKTAQVISFQADGSLAQTVKETPKSKKRKVDGAEVGEGEAVDREDMMPRKVIRGSYRRYDIDNLNQAYMAVMEKRMSISKAALAYDIPKTTLLDRLGKVRTGVVKSGTMPLFSQEQEAFLSEHIQSMAEIGYGYNRMETIHLASDYAISLGLRRRERPLTDRWLYKFLRRWPELYVGNSRSLEAAKANGASRESIDNYFDKLNNIMVKYDIAAKPHLIYNVYETALETKPHPTEIVSGNHNKTQASTSGRLNTVTLIGCVNGVGQQIPPYFVFPGAGMLEDLMKGASPGAAGTVSITGCLNKDVFESYIKHHLLKYLPPRSPNEPVLILYDGHKRDVSLSLIGWAKEDNMILFVTPPRCGHLQPLDVSCFGPMEEAWKALMHSFMNKSGGISMCRDGVAHLACEIYRSTLTPSNIMSAFKESGIYPLNRSVVPDHHIAPSTSFIRDSYADVKVPMLPNTYACETPSAE; encoded by the exons ATGGAGACATATTTGACCCTACTTTATGTCACAATAGAACAGGAGGTGGCCTTAAAGGAGCTTTTCCTCAGCAAGGGATGGTTATATGCTAAACCAG acTTGTCTGTGCTGACCTCAAATGTAGGACCTCCAGAAAGTTTCACCAGCACTGGCGGCATTGTTAAGTTCACCGACGATAATGGTGCAACAGAGCAGAGGGCTAAATTTGTCCACCCAAAAGTCGTTGAAAATGAAGATGGTATAGTTGAAGACACTTGTGTTAAGGTCGAGTACGATGATGAATACGGAGGGGATACTGATGAAGTACTTACTGGTCAGgactatgatgatgatgattataatgcTGATGAccatgatgatgacgacgacttTGCTGACTTAGTTGAAGCTGCAGAGCCAGTAAATGAAGCTCCTAAGGAAACTAGAAAATCTCCTAGGAATAGGAGTAAGAAAACAAAAGCTAAAAGTGTGTTGACCAATCAAAAGACAGCACAAGTCATTTCTTTCCAAGCTGATGGAAGCCTTGCTCAAACTGTAAAAGAAACGCCAAAGAGCAAGAAGCGGAAGGTAGATGGTGCTGAGGTCGGGGAAGGGGAGGCCGTGGACAGAGAGGATATGATG CCAAGAAAGGTCATAAGAGGGTCATACAGACGGTATGATATTGATAACCTCAACCAGGCTTACATGGCTGTGATGGAAAAACGAATGTCAATAAGCAAGGCAGCCTTAGCCTATGATATACCTAAGACAACCCTTCTTGACAGACTTGGCAAAGTTCGTACTGGTGTTGTGAAGTCTGGGACTATGCCACTGTTTTCTCAGGAGCAGGAGGCATTTTTGTCAGAACATATCCAAAGTATGGCTGAAATTGGTTATGGCTACAATAGAATGGAAACAATCCATCTTGCATCAGATTATGCCATCAGTCTTGGACTAAGAAGAAGAGAACGTCCTCTTACAGACCGTTGGCTGTACAAGTTTCTAAGAAGGTGGCCTGAACTGTATGTAGGGAATTCTAGAAGCCTTGAGGCTGCCAAGGCCAACGGTGCTTCAAGAGAGTCAATAGACAATTACTTTGACAAACTCAATAACATTATGGTCAAATATGACATTGCTGCCAAGCCTCAtttgatatacaatgtatatgaaACAGCTCTGGAAACGAAACCCCACCCAACCGAAATAGTCTCTGGCAATCATAACAAGACTCAGGCCAGCACATCTGGTAGATTGAATACAGTGACATTGATTGGCTGTGTAAATGGAGTTGGACAACAAATTCCACCATATTTTGTGTTCCCAGGAGCAGGGATGTTGGAGGATCTCATGAAAGGAGCGTCACCAGGAGCTGCGGGCACAGTGTCAATCACTGGATGTTTGAACAAAGATGTTTTTGAATCGTACATAAAGCATCATCTACTTAAGTACTTGCCACCGAGATCTCCAAACGAACCAGTTCTCATACTATATGATGGCCACAAACGTGATGTGTCCCTGAGTTTGATTGGTTGGGCCAAAGAAGACAACATGATACTCTTTGTAACACCTCCACGCTGTGGCCATCTTCAGCCCCTTGATGTCAGCTGTTTTGGACCTATGGAGGAGGCCTGGAAAGCATTGATGCACAGCTTCATGAACAAATCTGGTGGAATTTCGatgtgtagagatggagttgCCCATCTTGCCTGTGAGATATACCGTTCCACTCTTACACCATCCAACATTATGTCTGCATTCAAGGAGAGTGGAATCTACCCCTTGAACAGGAGTGTGGTACCTGATCACCATATAGCCCCTTCAACAAGCTTCATCAGGGACTCATATGCAGATGTGAAGGTGCCAATGCTACCAAACACTTACGCTTGTGAAACACCGTCTGCTGAATAA